Sequence from the uncultured Sunxiuqinia sp. genome:
TGCAAAAGTATCCATGTCGCAGCCAGCCGAATTGTATCTGGTTGACCCGATTAATGGGGAAGATGAGCCGTTAACATCAGTCAACGAAGGCTTGCTGAATCAACTGGAAATGGGCAAAGTGGAAGAACGTTGGATAAAAACGGTTGATAATAAAGATATGCAGGTTTGGGTGATCTACCCGCCTCATTTCGATCCGAATACAAAGTACCCGGCCATTCTGTATTGTCAGGGAGGCCCGCAGGGAACTGTTAGCCAGTTTTGGTCGTATCGATGGAATTTTCAGATGATGGCTGCCAACGGATATATTGTTGTTGCTCCAAACCGTCGTGGCTTACCCGGGTTTGGGATGGAATGGTTGGAGCAAATCAGTAAAGACTATGGCGGCTTGAATATTCAGGATTATTTTTCCGCTATTGACCATGTTGCTAAGGAGCCTTTTGTTGATGAAGATCGTTTAGGGGCTGTTGGAGCAAGCTATGGCGGTTTTTCCGTTAATTATCTGGCTGGTCATCATGAAGGACGATTTAAGGCCTTTATTTCACATTGTGGTATTTTTAATTTCGATCAGATGTATGTGACCACCGAAGAAATGTGGTTTGAAAACTGGGACATTGGGGGACCATACTGGGATAAAGAGAATAAAGCGGCGCAAAGATCCTATTCATTTTCACCGCACTTATTTATCGAAAAGTGGGATACACCAATTTTGGTTATTCACGGAGCTAAAGACTATCGTATTCCTTACACGCAAGGTATGGGAGCTTTTAATGCTGCCGTATTAAGAGATATTCCCGCTCAGTTCCTTTATTTCCCGGACGAAAGTCATTGGGTGAGTAGTGCTCAAAATGGTATTCTATGGCAACGCGTGTTTAAGCAATGGTTAGATAAATGGTTGAAGTAAAAGCTAAGTCAGCAGCATAATAACAAGAGTCGCGAATTGCGCGGCTCTTGTTATTATATCTCTATTTTTTGATGAATTTTCGAATTAGTATTGCTGATTCTGTTTCAACCTTAAACAGGTAAAGTCCGAGTTTAAGATGTTGAACATGATAGCCAATTCGGTTCGACTGCATACCAACCAAAGATGCTTGGATTTGGATAGACAACTAAATCGCTATCCTCATGTCTTAAATCATATGTAGATGTGGCAATTGAGATGTCGGAGTGTCATGTACGATAATTTTTCCAGTCATCGCTAAAGCCAGATGGGGGGCACAATGATAGTCGTAATTTCAGGCAATTGTAAACACATGCGAATAGGTACGTCCGGTTCCTACATCATTTTCAATAAATTCAGGATTTGATGAATAGCTGGATTGTTTCCCATTTACATTGTGCGAGCCTTGAGTACTTGTCCAGACAACAGTGTCCCCAGCCTCAATTGTTAAGCTAGAGGGAATAAATATGTTGCTTGTTACTTCGATATCGTATCGGGTTTGAGGATGTATGCCAACCGTAATAAGGAGAAAAAAAAGAGTTCGTGCATTTCCAAGATACTCTTCAAAAGTAAATAATGTTTTTTTATAAGCATAAATTTTAAATTCGTGTAATGATCTCTACATACTTATTAATACGAAGCAAAAGTTACATGCGCTGACTCATAGGATAAAATAAATATATTTTATCCTTTTAATGCGTGATCTTGATACTTTTTCAGAGAATCCGGGGTCTGCCATATTTCTTTTAAGATTAGTATATTAGGTGAGTTCAATAAAATTTTATTATTGAAGAGGATTTCTAGCAGATTTAAGATATTTGTTGGGAAAGAAATAAAAATAAATGAGTCTGAAAAATACAAAGGTTCTTATTGGCGGCTTAGTTCGTTCGCTGTTTCTGCTTTTACTAAAGAAATAACTTCTACCGGGATGCTAAGAGTAAACGTACTTCCTTTTCCTTGGATCGATTGAACTGATAATTCGCCATCCATGATATTCGTAATCCTTTTGGATATTGCTAGTCCAACACCAATTCCGCTGTAAGCGCGCGTTGAGTTGTCGTCTCCTTGTCTGAAAAAATCGAAAATTAATCTTTGTTGGTGATAAGGAATTCCGATTCCGGTATCCTTTATTTTCAAAAGCAATGTGTTATTACTGATATCAGCATGATATTCGATTTGTCCTGAACGCGTAAATTTGACCGCATTTTTGATCAGGTTGACAATGACTTGGTTGATTTTATTATTGTCGGCTATAAATTTTTTATTGACAAGATTTGGGGCCGGTTTGTAGATAAGTTCTATTTGATTTTCCTTATTCGACGATCGAACCAGTTCTTCTAAAAGAGTTTTGTGCTGAAGGAACATTTCCATTCCTTTGAAGCTCTCTTTTCTGACCTTCACAAAAGAACTGTCGGCTAATGCTAGGTTCAATATATCTTCAATGATCTGTAAAAGGTGGTTTCCACTCCTGTGAATTTTATCAGCAAAATTACTAATCTCATTTGTCGGAATTTTGTTCATTCGCATTAACTCACTAAAACCAAGAATATGATGAAGAGGTGTACGAAGTTCGTGGTTGATTGTGGCTAGAAACGCCGACTTTATTTTATTGCTCTCTTCAGCTTTCTCTTTTGCTTCAATAAGAACCTTTTGACTAGCGTTTGCATTTAATCCATTTGCAATTGTATGCGCAATCGTTTTCAATAAATGAATATCAGCATTGGGCCATTCTCTGCTTTCTGAAATAGAGTCAAAGCCGATAAATCCCAGAAGGTTTTCTCTATAGTGAATGGGAACAACCAGTAATGAGACTATTGATTGGCTTAATAAAATATCTTTTTCGGCCGCAGCATATTTTGGTAATTTTTTAACTTGTTTAATGTTGATATGCTTCAGCTTATTTAATTTTTTCATCCACCAGGGAAATGCCGAAGTTGGCAAGTTCTGTAAGTTTCCAGTTTCAGAAGGAATGCCTTTTTTACACCACTCGTGCGTGTTACTCATAATGGAGTTATGATTATCAAATTGAAAAACATAACAACGGTCAACATCCAGGAATTCACCAATCTTTTTTATTGTTTTATTGATGTGTTTATCTAGATCTTTTTGCTGAAATCCAATAAAGTCAGCTGAAATAGTTGAGACTATCTTTTCAATTTGCAATCTATAATCCAAGGTGTTTTTCGATTGGTATAGTTCTGAGATGTCAGTCAACGTACCACTGAGTTCTGTTGGGCTATTATCAGAGTTGTACTCGGAGATACCTCCATTGACTTGTGCCCAAATCCAAGATCCATTTTTGTGCTTTAGTCTTGCCCGAAATGCAAAATGTTTTTTAGATGTTTGGGGAAGTCCATTGAGATCAGCAATTAAAGTCTCTTGATCTTCAGGGTGACAAATGCTTTTCCATAAATCGCCGTTGTATGGGGCCAGTTCGCTACAAGTGTATCCAATTATTTTGGCATAAGCTTCATTTATAATAAGTTCGTTGGAATCAATGCACCAATGCCAAATACCAATCTGGGCAGCATCAAAAGCATTTTTGATTATGCTAGTTTGTGAGATTTGTATTTTCTGTTTTTGTTCCAAATACTTAAGATTGACAGCTAGCTTTAATAATCAAATGCTTGAATTTATTCTTTATGCTACTAAAATTACGATTTATTGTTGCTTTTGACGGGCAGGAGCCCAAAATCTTATTCACAATGATATTAACAATCAGAATGTTGACTAATTTTCAATCTAAGGAAATATCTCATAAATAGACGTGGTTGTCTGACTTTTAGGGCTTTATCTGTGTTTCGTCTTTTGGGAGTGTTGATTGATGGAGATGGCGATTTTGCTTTCTGAATTGATGATTGTCAATTTTGTGAGCTTCAAATAGGTATGTTTCTACGATGTCCAATTCAATCTCGTCAACCGAGAAAAATTTTTTCGCACGCACTTTTTCCGATTATTGCTTTCAAGGTAGTTCAGTTTATCATTTAGTAAACTACCTTTTGAAAAACCGAGCCTTTTCAATATTGCTCCATGTTATTGACGATGACCAGATAACGCAAATATTGAAATGACACGAATAAAACGGCATATAATAGGTCAACTTTTCTTTGCAATTCGGAATGCAATCGAATATGGTTTGTTGTAAAGCTTCAACCATTTCTAACTCATCATGCTTAGGCAAAAAGTCAAGAAGCTCGCCAATCGACTTAAATTTAAATGGCTGAATTTATTCATTACAAAAGCATTTCGAATATTAAATCACTAGATTTCTGAGGCAGCCAGATTGTCAAGGAAAAAGATTATTTCTCCTTGTTTTGGTTCGATGTGGAAAGTTGGCAATTTGGTTGCGCTTTTTAAGTTGTTCATAATCGCCGAAAGAGGTTTTGCTTTTGCTTTCCCAGAAATTAAAAAATAAATGCGGTTCGCATTATTAATGACATTTCCGGTAAGGCTCACTCGTTTCTGTCCGCTCTCGGGATGTGTGGCCACTTCACAAATTTTGTCCGATGTGAGTAATTCCATCTCATGCGGAAAAATAGACGCTGTGTGTCCGTCATCACCCATGCCAAGTATAATCAGATCAAAAATTGGCCAATCCTCCCGTTCGTTGAGGTTTGATTGAATTTGAAGGATGTAATCAGCTGCTGCTTCCTCCGGAGGTAATTCTCCCTTCACCCGATGGATGTTGTCCGCATCAATATTGATTTTTGAAAGCAAAAATTCTTGAGTCATCCCAAAATTACTGTCTTTGTGGGTGGGAGAAACGCATCGCTCATCACCCCACCAAAAGTGAATTCTTTCCCACGGTATTTTGTCAGCATATTGATTGGCCAAAACTTTAAAGAGTAATTTCGGTGTGCTACCTCCCGAAAGAGCAATGTCAAGTCGTTGTTTGCTACTTTTAGTCATTTGAAAAAGCTCAAATGCGAAAGCTTCTGCAAGATCCTGTGCGTTCGGGAAAATCTTTACTTCTTTGTTTTTGTTCATGGTCTAGAGAATTAGGCGTTATTTTTTTGAAAACTACAATTCGCAATAGGTGCCGTCGTTCGAAAGGTTTTTGCACGGATATCGCCATTGTGACCCCTTCACCAATTGGTCGGCAACATCTGGGCCCCATGTACCTGCCGGATATCCGTAAACCGGAATGTCTTTGTTATTTTTCCAGGCATCCATTATGGGTTGAACGTATTCCCATGCTTTTTCAACGGCATCGCCGCGTGAGTATAGTGTGGCATCGCCTTGCATACAATCGAGTAACAGCCGTTCGTAAGCCGAAGGCAATCGCACGTCGGCCAAATCATCATAATGGAAATCCATATTGACGGTTTGAACCCGAAAACCTGCTCCAGGAACCTTCATGCCAAATTTCAGCAAGATACCTTCGTCAGGTTGAATGCGGATAACCAGCTGGTTTGCTTGTTGTTCTGATTCGTGTTCGCTGCCAAATAAATGGTGCGGTGTTTTTTTGAAATGAATGACGACTTCCGTTACACGAGTTGGGAGTTTTTTCCCGGTACGGATGTAAAATGGAACGCCAGCCCAACGCCAATTATCAATGAAAAACTTCATGGCCATAAAGGTTTCAGTTCGGCTTTCAGGTGCTACTCCTTTTTCCTGCCGATAACCTTTAACTAGTTTTCCTTTGACGTGCGATTCAATATATTGTCCGCGAATCACGTGTTTCTCAACTTCGTTTTTTTTAATTGGTCGCAGGGATTGAAAGACTTTCAGAACCTCGTTTCGAATGGCATCTGCTTCAACAACTACGGGAGGCTCCATGGCGACCATTCCTACCAACTGAAGTAAGTGGTTTTGCACCATGTCACGCATTGCGCCGGAGTGGTCGTAATAACCTCCACGGTTCTCCACTCCCAGGCTTTCAGCCGAGGTTATTTCGACATGATGAATGAAGTTGTGATTCCAGATTGGTTCAAAAATACCGTTTGAAAAACGTGTTACCAGTAAGTTTTGAACAGATTCTTTCCCGAGGTAGTGATCAATACGATAGATTTGATCCTCAGCAAAATAGTTTAACAGATTTTTATTTAGCTCTTTTGCCGATTCCAGGTCTGTTCCAAACGGCTTCTCCACAATCAGGCGACGAAATCCGTCGGCAGAACTATTTAGCTCCACGCTTGCCAGGTTTTGTGGTATAATTTCGTAAAGCGATGGTGGTGTGGACAGGTAAAAAATAAAATTTTCGGGGATACCCTTTTCTTTGGCGATGGTAAAAAGCCGATCTCTTAGAACCGGGTAATCGTATGATTCGCCTGTTGATATTGCCTGATAGTGAAGCCGATTTAGGAACTTTTTCGAAAGTTTTTCATCGTCTTTTTTAGATAAAAACTCCATCATTCGTTCCCGGAAATCGTCATCAGATAATTCAGTTCGACTGACGCCAAGCACGGCGAAATCGTCCGGAAGTAGATCTTGTTTTTCCAGTTCCAATAAAGCTGGGATTAACTTACGCTTAGTTAAATCTCCCGAAGCTCCAAAAATAACGAGTATATGTGATTCTGCTTGTTTCATTACATTATATGTTTTTGTCAGGCATAACAAGTTTGAGCCCTTGAAGTTCTATTGTCAATCGATATTTTCAACTTTTATTAATTGGCAAGCAAATAAACAACGAGTTGATTTTTGTATTCGAAATAGCTGATTTTGTAAGTTTTTGTCAGCTCAGGTGTCAGTAGTTTTGCCGTTAGTTTGTTATGCTGGTTTAATTTGAGTAAAATTTGGGTTGAAAAACTGATGCCCGGGATTCCTGCAGTTTTATAGACTGCCTCTTTGGCGCACCAAAACAAGGCATAGTTTTCATCTGTTTTTTGAGCCACTTCAATTTCTTCGATTGAAAGGTATTTGTGCGCAATACTTTTGAAGTTTCGGTCAAGGCTTTCAAGGTCAAGTCCTACTTCTTGGTTGGGATGGATAAGAATACCGGCAAGTTGGCTGGAGTGACTAATGCTGATTTTTTTAAACCTTGGGTGATGTAATTGAGGCTGTCCGGCTTCATTGTAGAAATGATTTAAGTTCGTGCATCTAAGGTGTTTTAGCATCATTTTCACTGCGAGCCATTCTTTCTGCCGCTTTTCGTTTCTTAGTTGTTTAAAGGTCTCGTCATCGACTAAATGTGAAAATTGATTTTTAAACCACTCTAAGTCTTCGGTCAACTCCCAAAGTAGCAGTAGGCCTTCGTCGATATGTTTTTCCAGAATTAAGGGCATCGGCTATTTCCATTTTGTTGTTTCAATCAATCGGATAATATCAGGACGAAAAAAATCAATAACCGGACGAAGAGAGTCTATGTTAGGTACTTCTCTAAAGTAGAGTGCACCACGCAAGAAGTGTTTTGTGCTGTCAGTTAAAAAAAACTGAATTGGAGAGGCGGCGTTACCTTCAATGTTATAGATTGTTCCGTATACATTCTCCTTCGGATTTATGTAAACACGTTCACTAATCGCGTCTGCTTTTATTGAGTGATCGTAAGCAAGTTTACGACTTTCCTCAATGTGTTTAAGCAGATTATGGTCAAGTTCGTCGTAACTGATGTGGATGTCAGCTTTGTTTTCAGGAGTGCTTATTGTGATCCACTTCGGGGTAGCACCTGATTTGTTTACTCGTCGGGTAATCGAATAGCCGGGAATATCGAAAGAATAAGGAAGCTCTTTATCTAGTTTTTTGTATGACTTCTCCGGAAAATCAATCCGAAAGTAACCACGAGGTTTTGGTATGTATTCTTTTTGACAACCAATTAGCACTAAAATAGAAACGATAAAGAATATACGGTACATGCTACGTGCTCTTTTTTTTACAAAGTTAATTTATTTCAACTTTGATTTTTTTGATCCGACGGTTATCAACCGATTCAATTAAGAAAACAAAATTTTTGCAAGTGATCTTTTCGTGTACAATTGGTATTTCACCTCGCAATTCAAGGATTAATCCGGCCAGAGTATCAGCGTCTCCCTTATAGTTATCAAAAGTGTGGTCGTCGGTTCCTGTAATTTTAAAAAAGTCGTGCAGCAGTATTTTGCCATCAAAAAGATACTTGTTGTCGGCAATTTTTGTGAAATAGTTTTCTTCTTCATCAAATTCATCCGCTATTTCGCCAACTATTTCTTCCAAAATATCTTCGAGGGTTACAATGCCCGAACTACCACCGTATTCATCAACCACAATGGCCATGTGCACTTTATTTTTTTGAAACTCCTCCAGAAGATCATCAATTTTTTTGGTCTCAGGCACATAAAAAGGAGGACGAATGATGGTTTGCCACTTGAAGTTTACCTTTTTATTGATGTGGGGTAGTAGGTCCTTAATGTAAAGAATCCCTTTAATATTGTCGAATGAACCGGAGTAAACGGGAATGCGCGAATAGCCTGAGTCATTGATCAGGTTAATTACTTTTGAATAGGAATCTTTCAGCTCCAATGCTTCAACATCAACTCTGGAACGCATAATTTCAACAACATTTTTATTGCCAAACTTAACAATGCCTTCTAGTATTTCTTTGTCTTCAGCATGGTCATGTTCAAGAGTTAGTTCAAGAGCCTGAGAAAGTTCGTCAACAGAAATATTTTGACTTTGCCGCTGAAAGTGTTTATTGACAAACTTTGTTGAATGAATAAGAATTGAATTAATTGGACGAAAAATCCGTTCGAGCACATCTAGTGGAATAGCCATTAAGCGGGCAAAGCTTAGCGTGTTGCTTGATGCGTATACCTTTGGAATAATTTCTCCAAAAAGTAATAGCACAAAAGTAATAACGACAACCTGAAAGATGAACCCCAGCGTTGGAGCAGATGAAAAGTCAAAGATTTTTTCAGTTGTATAGGCAGATAAGATTACGATCCCAATGTTAACAAAATTGTTGGCTACTAAGATCGTAGCCAACAATTTTTCAGGGTTGTCTAAATGCTCTAATATCGTATCATTGTGCTTGCTTTTAAATGCTTTTATTTTTACTCTGTCTTGCGGACTTAAAGAGAAATAGGCTACCTCGGATCCTGAAATCAAAGCGGATGATAAAAGCAATAATAAAATTAAAACAAGGCTAAATATGACAGCAGGCGTCAAGGGATATGTCTGAAAATCCCAATTGATTGCTGAGAGTATCGGTAAAGGGTCTGTTTCCAATTAATTTATTTTAAGTTTTTAAAATGGTAAATCGTCTTCTTCGTTCGGACTAAAATCAGGTTCGTTAACACTGTTTCCTTTGTCGTTTTGTGCGGCAGAAGAGTGGTTTTGGTTATCGTTGCCTCCTTGTTGATTACGAGGGCCACCCAACATTTCCATGTTATCACCATAAATTTCGGTTGTATAGCGCTTGTTCCCTTCCTTATCTTCCCACGAGCGGGTACGTATACGTCCTTCAATATAAAGGCGGTCTCCTTTCTTTACGTATTGTTCAACCACTTTTGCCAAGCCTCTCCAAATAACGATATTGTGCCATTCGGTTGATGTTACTTTTTCACCATTTTTAGCGGTGTAACTTTCAGAGGTGGCAAGTGGGAAGTTTGCAACAGCCACATCCTTGTCCAGATATCGAACTTCAGGATCGCGACCTACATTTCCTACTAAAATAACTTTGTTTACTGACATAATTAGGGTTTTTAGAATTAAACAATAATAAATTTACAAAAATTCTTCCTCTGAAAGAGAATCTTTTTTGAAAATTTCATGAATGCTACGTTTTTCTGGATGAAGTGTAACGTATTCACCATGAACGCATCAATACCAATTATTTTTTTTTCAGTTCTTTTTCAATTGGTTTGGGAACTGCAAAGTTAAAAATATCTTTTTTATTCACCTTAATCAAACCGGAAGGGATATTTTTTTTATCTGTTATTTGTAGGTATATAAAGCGGTAATATATATGTTGATGACTGAGTACCTGTTTTTTCCAACCACTTTCGTTATTAACGAGAAAATTTGAAGAGCTGGAGAGGTATTTTTGTTCATTTTTTAGAAAATGATCAAGTTCTGTTTTTTCTTTTGTTTCAGTCAGTGGGAATTCATATAGATTTCTCCAAACGTCATTTTCTGTGCGTTTTTTCAGAAAGGTGTATTTGTCGTGATCAATAACTAAATAGTTAAAATAGCGATTTTTGATTTTAACCTTTCCTTTTTTCACAGGAAGTTTTTTGATCGTACCATTAATAAATGCGAGGCACATATTATTAATAGGGCAGTTTTCGCAATTTGGTTTTTTCGGGCTGCATTGAAGAGCGCCAAATTCCATTAAGGCCTGGTTGAAATTTCCAGGCTGGTCGTGATCCAGTAGTTGGTTGGCCAATAGCGAAAATTCTTTCTTGCCCTGACTGCTGTCGATCGGAGTTTCGATCTCAAAAACTCGTGATAATACCCGATATACATTGCCGTCGACGGTTGCATGTGGTAAATTAAAAGCGATGGAAGCAATTGCGGCTGCAGTATAGTCGCCCACTCCTTTTAAATTAAGCAGCTTTTTATAGTCTGCTGGAAATTGGCTGTTATATTCGTTCACAATAGCTTTTGCAGCCAAGTGCATGTTTCTGGCTCTCGAATAATAGCCCAGTCCTTGCCATAATTTTAA
This genomic interval carries:
- the pgl gene encoding 6-phosphogluconolactonase, coding for MNKNKEVKIFPNAQDLAEAFAFELFQMTKSSKQRLDIALSGGSTPKLLFKVLANQYADKIPWERIHFWWGDERCVSPTHKDSNFGMTQEFLLSKINIDADNIHRVKGELPPEEAAADYILQIQSNLNEREDWPIFDLIILGMGDDGHTASIFPHEMELLTSDKICEVATHPESGQKRVSLTGNVINNANRIYFLISGKAKAKPLSAIMNNLKSATKLPTFHIEPKQGEIIFFLDNLAASEI
- a CDS encoding ATP-binding protein, whose amino-acid sequence is MEQKQKIQISQTSIIKNAFDAAQIGIWHWCIDSNELIINEAYAKIIGYTCSELAPYNGDLWKSICHPEDQETLIADLNGLPQTSKKHFAFRARLKHKNGSWIWAQVNGGISEYNSDNSPTELSGTLTDISELYQSKNTLDYRLQIEKIVSTISADFIGFQQKDLDKHINKTIKKIGEFLDVDRCYVFQFDNHNSIMSNTHEWCKKGIPSETGNLQNLPTSAFPWWMKKLNKLKHINIKQVKKLPKYAAAEKDILLSQSIVSLLVVPIHYRENLLGFIGFDSISESREWPNADIHLLKTIAHTIANGLNANASQKVLIEAKEKAEESNKIKSAFLATINHELRTPLHHILGFSELMRMNKIPTNEISNFADKIHRSGNHLLQIIEDILNLALADSSFVKVRKESFKGMEMFLQHKTLLEELVRSSNKENQIELIYKPAPNLVNKKFIADNNKINQVIVNLIKNAVKFTRSGQIEYHADISNNTLLLKIKDTGIGIPYHQQRLIFDFFRQGDDNSTRAYSGIGVGLAISKRITNIMDGELSVQSIQGKGSTFTLSIPVEVISLVKAETANELSRQ
- a CDS encoding single-stranded DNA-binding protein gives rise to the protein MSVNKVILVGNVGRDPEVRYLDKDVAVANFPLATSESYTAKNGEKVTSTEWHNIVIWRGLAKVVEQYVKKGDRLYIEGRIRTRSWEDKEGNKRYTTEIYGDNMEMLGGPRNQQGGNDNQNHSSAAQNDKGNSVNEPDFSPNEEDDLPF
- the gldD gene encoding gliding motility lipoprotein GldD; protein product: MYRIFFIVSILVLIGCQKEYIPKPRGYFRIDFPEKSYKKLDKELPYSFDIPGYSITRRVNKSGATPKWITISTPENKADIHISYDELDHNLLKHIEESRKLAYDHSIKADAISERVYINPKENVYGTIYNIEGNAASPIQFFLTDSTKHFLRGALYFREVPNIDSLRPVIDFFRPDIIRLIETTKWK
- the gldE gene encoding gliding motility-associated protein GldE, coding for METDPLPILSAINWDFQTYPLTPAVIFSLVLILLLLLSSALISGSEVAYFSLSPQDRVKIKAFKSKHNDTILEHLDNPEKLLATILVANNFVNIGIVILSAYTTEKIFDFSSAPTLGFIFQVVVITFVLLLFGEIIPKVYASSNTLSFARLMAIPLDVLERIFRPINSILIHSTKFVNKHFQRQSQNISVDELSQALELTLEHDHAEDKEILEGIVKFGNKNVVEIMRSRVDVEALELKDSYSKVINLINDSGYSRIPVYSGSFDNIKGILYIKDLLPHINKKVNFKWQTIIRPPFYVPETKKIDDLLEEFQKNKVHMAIVVDEYGGSSGIVTLEDILEEIVGEIADEFDEEENYFTKIADNKYLFDGKILLHDFFKITGTDDHTFDNYKGDADTLAGLILELRGEIPIVHEKITCKNFVFLIESVDNRRIKKIKVEIN
- a CDS encoding 4'-phosphopantetheinyl transferase superfamily protein, whose amino-acid sequence is MPLILEKHIDEGLLLLWELTEDLEWFKNQFSHLVDDETFKQLRNEKRQKEWLAVKMMLKHLRCTNLNHFYNEAGQPQLHHPRFKKISISHSSQLAGILIHPNQEVGLDLESLDRNFKSIAHKYLSIEEIEVAQKTDENYALFWCAKEAVYKTAGIPGISFSTQILLKLNQHNKLTAKLLTPELTKTYKISYFEYKNQLVVYLLAN
- the mutY gene encoding A/G-specific adenine glycosylase, encoding MREIGILRGLFQKWYEENKRDLPWRETTDPYTIWLSEIILQQTRIDQGLAYFRRFLEKFPTVGDFASVSEDEILKLWQGLGYYSRARNMHLAAKAIVNEYNSQFPADYKKLLNLKGVGDYTAAAIASIAFNLPHATVDGNVYRVLSRVFEIETPIDSSQGKKEFSLLANQLLDHDQPGNFNQALMEFGALQCSPKKPNCENCPINNMCLAFINGTIKKLPVKKGKVKIKNRYFNYLVIDHDKYTFLKKRTENDVWRNLYEFPLTETKEKTELDHFLKNEQKYLSSSSNFLVNNESGWKKQVLSHQHIYYRFIYLQITDKKNIPSGLIKVNKKDIFNFAVPKPIEKELKKK
- the zwf gene encoding glucose-6-phosphate dehydrogenase, which produces MKQAESHILVIFGASGDLTKRKLIPALLELEKQDLLPDDFAVLGVSRTELSDDDFRERMMEFLSKKDDEKLSKKFLNRLHYQAISTGESYDYPVLRDRLFTIAKEKGIPENFIFYLSTPPSLYEIIPQNLASVELNSSADGFRRLIVEKPFGTDLESAKELNKNLLNYFAEDQIYRIDHYLGKESVQNLLVTRFSNGIFEPIWNHNFIHHVEITSAESLGVENRGGYYDHSGAMRDMVQNHLLQLVGMVAMEPPVVVEADAIRNEVLKVFQSLRPIKKNEVEKHVIRGQYIESHVKGKLVKGYRQEKGVAPESRTETFMAMKFFIDNWRWAGVPFYIRTGKKLPTRVTEVVIHFKKTPHHLFGSEHESEQQANQLVIRIQPDEGILLKFGMKVPGAGFRVQTVNMDFHYDDLADVRLPSAYERLLLDCMQGDATLYSRGDAVEKAWEYVQPIMDAWKNNKDIPVYGYPAGTWGPDVADQLVKGSQWRYPCKNLSNDGTYCEL